In the bacterium genome, TAGTAGTCGAAGTCCGTCGTCTTGCTGTTGTGCTCGAAGACGGTCAGCTCGGTCGGGCCCATGGTGCGGTTGGGCAGCTGGCGCGGGACCATCATCGTGTTGCTCGTCGCGCCGACGCCCTCGGCGTGCTCGTCGTGGCAGTCGATGCAGCCGACGCTCGAGCCCCCGGGGTTGTGCGCGATCTTCGTGTCGTGGCAGGTGTAGCAGATCGAGCGCTGCGACGTGCCGTAGCTCGAGAGCGCGGCATCCGGCACTGCGGCCAACATCTGGGGTGCGCGCGTGTCCGTGTGCGGCGAGTCGTGCTGGGAGCTGACGTTGTGGCAGTTGCCGCAGCCGAAGTTCAGCGTCCTGCCCGTCGAAGAGGTCGCCATGCCGTGGCCGTGCCGCGTGAACGTGTTCTGCCCCGGCCCGTCCCCGGTGTATCCGGCCGCGTCGCCGGGGTAGTGGCAGGTCGACGTGCAGTCCGTGCCGACGTCCAGCGCCGTCTCGAGGGCGCCCGTGCCGTTGACGTGCTCGTGCCCGTCGTTGAAGAGCTTCTGCTTGCTCGAGTAGTGCGTGTCGTGGCAGGAGCGGCACTGGTTGTTGCCGCCGCCGGAGGTCGTCTTCAGCGGCGTGCCGTCGTCCTCGACGATCGGCCCGCTGCCGCCGCTTGCCGCCGGCACGCCGTCCGCGTGCGTCGCCGTCGCGTTGAGGTGCACGTCGTTTTCCGCGGCCGACCCCTTCACGGGCGGCGCGGTGTTGCCGTGGCAGATCCGGCAGAGCGGGTCGTACTGGTTCGCCGCCGTGACGCTGCGCAGCATGTAGGGGTTCCACGCGTAGGCCGGCGGGCCATGCTCCGGGTACTTGGTGCCGAACTCCTTGCTCACCACGGAGGTCGCGGGGTTGCCGTCCGCGCTCTCGTCCGCCGGGGTCGCGGGATCGTCGCGCCCGTCGCCCTGGCCGTCGACGTCGTGGCAGTCAACGCAGTCCAGTTCGTTCGGGTAGTTCGTGGCCCAGGCGCTCGTGTACTCGTGGTTCGTGACCGCGCCGGTGACGAAGTTCCTCCCGACGGGGTGCATGGAGGCCTTGCCGGAGAAATCCATGAGGACTGCCCGCATCTTGGAGCGCGAGCCGATGTTGTGGCAGTACGTGCAGCCGAACTGGGCGGGGATCGTGCCGCCGTTGGCCTTCGTCATGTCGATCACGGTGCGGGAGGTCCTGTTGATGAAGCTCGTGCCCGCCGCGCCCGACGTCTCGTTCAGCGTATGGCAGGCGTAGCAGCCGAGCCCCTCCTGGACGAAGTGGAGGGCGGCCGCCGGCCGCGCGCCGCCGAGGAGGCACGCGAGCGCAAGCAGGGAGCCCAGTGCGGCCCCGGCGCTGCGACACCGCTTGCCCGCGCGCCGGCCCTTGTCACCAATCTTCACTGCGCACCTCCCGGCCCGCGACCGGCCAACCGTCGGTTCAGGGGCGAGCCGTCGAAGCCCTGTTGGCGTCGGGCCGGGGAAGATGGTACCACGATGGCGGGAAGGGGGCGCATGAACCTGATTCTCGTCCGCAGGAGCGAGCTCTCGCCTGGCGACCGCGTCATGCTCGCGGGAGAGCGCGCG is a window encoding:
- a CDS encoding CxxxxCH/CxxCH domain-containing protein, which produces MKIGDKGRRAGKRCRSAGAALGSLLALACLLGGARPAAALHFVQEGLGCYACHTLNETSGAAGTSFINRTSRTVIDMTKANGGTIPAQFGCTYCHNIGSRSKMRAVLMDFSGKASMHPVGRNFVTGAVTNHEYTSAWATNYPNELDCVDCHDVDGQGDGRDDPATPADESADGNPATSVVSKEFGTKYPEHGPPAYAWNPYMLRSVTAANQYDPLCRICHGNTAPPVKGSAAENDVHLNATATHADGVPAASGGSGPIVEDDGTPLKTTSGGGNNQCRSCHDTHYSSKQKLFNDGHEHVNGTGALETALDVGTDCTSTCHYPGDAAGYTGDGPGQNTFTRHGHGMATSSTGRTLNFGCGNCHNVSSQHDSPHTDTRAPQMLAAVPDAALSSYGTSQRSICYTCHDTKIAHNPGGSSVGCIDCHDEHAEGVGATSNTMMVPRQLPNRTMGPTELTVFEHNSKTTDFDYYISDNSAPHVAGAGVCDNGVCHANGSSQDGTRLAPLSTLMTGNHHGGQDQLPLSDCGDCHRHGLGAPAGSFGVGAATCTSCHGQPPTLLPTQAPGYDGLVPTYNETRSPHARHSQAGPSGYGFPCRACHYQGTNGLTHATTPASYRSVWFDPSWNPAAAAFDPADPEATPDYVWDAAANGFRCSQIYCHSDGTSTAAVGSAVWMTGFNTPDWSTSNLACDACHGDGDGDGVGRSYPADAAGNHARHDVLGAGCQNCHVTTTAEGATIDVGGGRHVNREKDVAAGGSFAAAAVSFGWTQSTQGCSAVSCHTTAPEPSSW